The Mycolicibacterium lutetiense genome window below encodes:
- a CDS encoding pyruvate carboxylase — translation MISKVLVANRGEIAIRAFRAAYEMGIATVAVYPYEDRNSLHRLKADESYQIGEIGHPVRAYLSVDEIIRVARHSGADAVYPGYGFLSENPELAAACAEAGITFVGPSAQVLELTGNKARAIDAARAAGLPVLASSEPSASVAELVTAARDMAFPVFVKAVAGGGGRGMRRVAHPDALPEAIEAASREAESAFGDPTVFLEQAVINPRHIEVQILADTDGNVIHLYERDCSVQRRHQKVIELAPAPNLDPVLRDRICADAVAFAREIGYSCAGTVEFLLDERGRHVFIEMNPRIQVEHTVTEEITDVDLVSSQLRIAGGQTLAELGLRQEEITPRGAALQCRITTEDPANGFRPDTGRITGYRSPGGSGVRLDGGTHVGAEVSAHFDSMLVKLTCRGRDFGLAVRRARRAVAEFRIRGVSTNIPFLQAVLDDDDFAAGRVTTSFIDERPELLTAHTPADRGTRILNYLADVTVNKPHGQRPCAVYPHDKLPRLNLTVAPVPGSRQKLIELGPEDFSSWLRDSPSVAVTDTTFRDAHQSLLATRVRSSGLLAVAPYVARMMPQLLSIECWGGATYDVALRFLKEDPWERLAALREAVPNICLQMLLRGRNTVGYTPYPELVTSAFVDEATRTGIDIFRIFDALNNVESMRPAIDAVRETGTAIAEVAMSYTGDLSDPSENLYTLDYYLKLAEQIVDAGAHVLAIKDMAGLLRPHSAHLLVSALRSRFDLPVHVHTHDTPGGQLATYLAAWQAGASAVDGAAAPLAGTTSQPALSSIVAAAAHTSFDTGLSLGAVCDLEPYWEALRKVYAPFESGLPAPTGRVYTHEIPGGQLSNLRQQAIALGVGDRFEAIEANYAAADRVLGRLVKVTPSSKVVGDLALALVGADVTADEFAADPARYDIPDSVIGFLRGELGDPPGGWPEPLRTRALEGRGPARPIEVLSAEDEELLAAPGPKRQAALNRLLFPAPTKEFEAHRETYGDTSRLSANQFFYGLRRGEEHRVELEKGVQLLIGLEAISDADERGMRTVMCILNGQLRPITVRDRSIASEVPAAEKADRNNLDHVAAPFAGVVTVGVAAGDTVAAGATIATIEAMKMEAAITAPKTGTVERIAVARTAQVEGGDLILVIT, via the coding sequence GTGATCTCCAAGGTTCTGGTCGCCAATCGTGGCGAGATCGCGATCCGTGCGTTCCGCGCTGCTTATGAGATGGGCATTGCGACGGTGGCGGTGTATCCGTATGAGGATCGCAATTCGTTGCACCGCCTGAAAGCGGACGAGTCGTATCAGATCGGTGAGATCGGTCATCCGGTGCGGGCGTATCTGTCGGTAGACGAGATTATTCGGGTGGCTCGGCATTCGGGTGCTGATGCGGTGTATCCGGGTTATGGGTTTCTGTCGGAGAATCCGGAGCTGGCCGCCGCGTGTGCGGAGGCCGGGATCACCTTTGTGGGGCCTTCGGCCCAGGTGCTGGAGTTGACCGGCAACAAGGCGCGGGCGATCGATGCGGCTCGGGCCGCGGGCCTGCCGGTACTGGCGTCTTCAGAGCCATCTGCCTCGGTAGCTGAGTTGGTCACCGCGGCGCGGGATATGGCGTTCCCAGTGTTCGTCAAGGCCGTGGCCGGTGGCGGCGGCCGCGGCATGCGCCGGGTCGCTCATCCGGATGCGCTGCCCGAGGCCATCGAAGCCGCCTCCCGCGAGGCCGAATCAGCATTCGGCGACCCGACCGTGTTCCTGGAGCAGGCGGTCATCAATCCGCGGCATATCGAGGTGCAGATCCTGGCCGACACCGACGGCAACGTGATCCATCTCTACGAGCGGGATTGCAGCGTCCAGCGGCGGCACCAGAAGGTGATCGAGCTGGCACCGGCCCCGAATTTGGATCCGGTTCTGCGGGACCGGATTTGTGCCGATGCAGTGGCGTTCGCGCGTGAGATCGGGTATTCGTGCGCCGGAACGGTGGAGTTCCTGCTCGACGAGCGTGGGCGTCACGTGTTCATCGAAATGAACCCGCGCATCCAGGTGGAGCACACGGTGACCGAGGAGATCACCGATGTCGACCTGGTGTCGAGCCAGTTGCGTATCGCCGGTGGCCAGACACTGGCGGAACTGGGTCTCCGTCAGGAGGAGATCACACCTCGCGGCGCGGCCCTGCAGTGCCGGATCACCACCGAGGACCCGGCCAATGGTTTCCGTCCCGATACGGGTCGGATCACCGGCTATCGCTCGCCCGGCGGTTCGGGCGTACGTCTGGACGGCGGAACCCATGTCGGCGCCGAGGTTTCGGCGCATTTCGATTCGATGCTGGTGAAGCTGACCTGCCGCGGCCGCGACTTCGGTCTGGCGGTGCGCCGGGCCCGTCGCGCCGTGGCCGAATTCCGCATCCGCGGTGTCTCGACGAACATTCCCTTCCTGCAGGCCGTCCTGGATGACGATGATTTCGCCGCCGGACGGGTCACCACCTCGTTCATCGATGAACGCCCGGAGCTGTTGACGGCGCACACCCCAGCAGACCGCGGCACTCGCATCCTGAACTACTTGGCTGACGTGACGGTGAACAAGCCCCACGGACAGCGACCCTGCGCGGTGTATCCGCACGACAAGCTCCCGCGTCTAAACCTCACTGTCGCACCGGTGCCAGGCTCACGACAAAAACTGATCGAACTGGGCCCCGAGGACTTTTCGTCCTGGCTGCGGGATTCACCCTCAGTGGCCGTGACCGACACGACGTTTCGTGATGCGCATCAGTCGTTGCTGGCCACCCGGGTGCGCTCGAGCGGGCTGCTGGCAGTCGCCCCGTATGTGGCACGGATGATGCCGCAGTTGTTGTCCATCGAGTGTTGGGGTGGGGCGACATACGATGTGGCGCTGCGGTTCTTGAAGGAGGATCCGTGGGAGCGGTTGGCCGCCCTGCGGGAAGCCGTGCCCAATATCTGTCTGCAGATGCTGCTGCGGGGGCGCAACACGGTGGGGTATACGCCGTATCCGGAATTGGTGACGTCGGCGTTCGTCGACGAGGCGACCCGAACCGGCATCGATATCTTCCGGATCTTCGATGCGCTCAACAACGTCGAATCGATGCGTCCGGCGATCGATGCGGTGCGCGAGACCGGTACGGCGATCGCCGAGGTGGCGATGTCCTACACCGGGGATCTCAGTGACCCGAGCGAGAACCTGTACACGCTGGATTACTACCTGAAGCTGGCCGAACAGATCGTCGACGCCGGTGCGCATGTGCTGGCGATCAAGGACATGGCGGGGTTGTTGCGTCCGCATTCTGCGCATCTGTTGGTGAGTGCCCTGCGGTCGCGCTTCGACCTGCCGGTGCATGTGCACACCCATGACACTCCGGGTGGGCAGTTGGCGACGTATCTGGCGGCCTGGCAGGCCGGAGCCAGTGCGGTGGACGGCGCGGCCGCGCCGTTGGCGGGCACGACGAGTCAGCCGGCGTTGTCCTCGATCGTGGCCGCGGCCGCGCACACGTCGTTCGACACCGGGTTGTCGCTGGGTGCGGTCTGCGACCTGGAGCCCTACTGGGAGGCGCTGCGCAAGGTGTACGCGCCGTTCGAGTCCGGGTTGCCGGCACCCACGGGTCGTGTCTACACGCACGAGATTCCCGGTGGGCAATTGAGCAATCTGCGGCAGCAGGCCATCGCGCTCGGGGTGGGGGACCGGTTCGAAGCTATCGAGGCCAACTATGCCGCGGCCGATCGGGTGCTGGGCCGGCTGGTGAAGGTGACCCCGTCGAGCAAGGTGGTTGGGGACCTGGCGCTGGCATTGGTCGGCGCCGACGTGACTGCCGATGAGTTCGCCGCAGATCCGGCGCGCTATGACATCCCGGACAGCGTGATCGGGTTCCTGCGGGGCGAACTCGGAGATCCTCCGGGTGGATGGCCGGAACCGTTGCGCACCAGGGCGTTAGAAGGCCGAGGTCCGGCCAGGCCGATCGAGGTGCTCTCTGCTGAGGATGAGGAGTTGTTGGCCGCGCCGGGACCCAAGCGTCAGGCGGCGTTGAACCGGTTGCTGTTCCCGGCGCCGACCAAGGAGTTCGAGGCGCACCGCGAAACCTACGGTGACACCTCGCGGCTGAGCGCGAACCAGTTCTTCTACGGCCTGCGCCGGGGTGAGGAGCACCGGGTCGAGTTGGAAAAGGGTGTCCAGCTGCTGATCGGTTTGGAAGCGATCTCGGATGCCGATGAGCGTGGGATGCGCACGGTGATGTGCATCCTCAACGGTCAGTTGCGTCCGATCACCGTGCGCGACCGCAGTATCGCCAGTGAGGTCCCGGCCGCGGAGAAGGCTGATCGCAACAACCTGGATCATGTCGCGGCACCGTTCGCCGGTGTGGTCACCGTCGGTGTGGCGGCCGGGGACACCGTGGCAGCCGGCGCGACGATCGCCACCATCGAGGCGATGAAGATGGAGGCGGCGATCACCGCACCCAAGACCGGCACCGTGGAGCGCATCGCAGTCGCTAGAACCGCGCAGGTCGAAGGCGGCGATCTGATCCTCGTCATCACTTAA
- a CDS encoding mycobacterial-type methylenetetrahydrofolate reductase — protein sequence MSLNTVALELVPPNLDRGADHALEEAQKVARLAAGSVVGKHLGHVMIPAMIAEDDDRPIEMKSKMDVLDYWSIIAPQLPGVRGLCTQVTSFSDETSLRSRLTDLRGAGFDGVTFVGVPRTMSDGEGSGIAPTDALSKFDGLVENRGVILIPTRDAEQGRFSFKCDKGATFAMTQLLYSDAVVGFLRRFAQESDHRPEVLLSFGFVPKLETNVGLIDWLIQDPGNKTVAQEQAFVKSLAAGEPADKRRRLVDLYKRVIDGVADFGYPLSLHFEAPYGVSRPAFETFAEMLDYWSPAPAP from the coding sequence GTGTCCCTGAACACCGTCGCGCTCGAGTTGGTGCCGCCCAACCTGGATCGCGGAGCAGACCACGCATTGGAGGAAGCGCAGAAGGTGGCGCGACTCGCCGCGGGCAGCGTTGTGGGAAAACACCTCGGCCACGTCATGATCCCGGCGATGATCGCCGAAGACGACGACCGACCCATCGAGATGAAATCGAAGATGGACGTCCTCGACTACTGGTCGATCATTGCGCCCCAGCTTCCCGGGGTGCGTGGGCTGTGCACCCAGGTCACCTCCTTTTCCGACGAGACGTCATTGCGCAGCCGGCTGACCGACCTCCGCGGAGCGGGATTTGACGGCGTGACCTTCGTGGGTGTGCCACGCACGATGAGCGACGGCGAAGGCTCCGGCATCGCACCGACCGACGCCTTGTCGAAATTCGACGGCCTCGTCGAGAACCGCGGGGTGATCCTGATCCCCACCCGTGACGCAGAGCAGGGCCGTTTCTCGTTCAAATGCGACAAAGGCGCCACCTTCGCGATGACCCAGTTGCTCTATTCAGATGCGGTGGTCGGTTTCCTGCGTCGGTTCGCGCAGGAAAGTGACCACAGGCCCGAGGTCCTGCTGTCATTCGGCTTTGTGCCGAAGCTGGAAACGAACGTGGGGCTCATCGACTGGCTGATCCAAGACCCGGGAAATAAAACCGTCGCGCAGGAGCAGGCTTTCGTGAAATCCCTGGCCGCGGGTGAACCCGCCGACAAGCGGCGACGGCTCGTTGACCTCTACAAGCGGGTCATTGATGGAGTGGCCGACTTCGGGTACCCCCTTAGCCTGCACTTCGAGGCGCCATACGGTGTTTCCCGGCCCGCTTTCGAGACCTTCGCCGAGATGCTGGACTACTGGTCACCCGCACCGGCGCCCTGA
- the folP gene encoding dihydropteroate synthase → MGVLNATPDSFWADSRFDVSALAVAAGRRMFDAGAWAVDIGGESTRPGAVPVSVDQELARVLPVVGGLAHLGTVSVDTRNREVAEEAVRAGAGIINDVSGKLYDLAGRLGVGYVSVHSQTVPVLAGVFPEYEDVVGEVACYVTSVAQAAATGGAGPVWIDPGIGFGKSPQDNLELLRRLPEFCDQGFPVLLGVSRKSFIGSITGRAVDDRLAGSLAVVAPAWSAGVDVIRVHDVAETLDTIAMVQAIWGPPPGP, encoded by the coding sequence ATGGGGGTGTTGAACGCGACACCGGATTCTTTTTGGGCTGACAGCAGATTTGATGTCAGCGCACTGGCGGTTGCGGCTGGACGACGCATGTTCGACGCCGGGGCGTGGGCGGTCGACATCGGTGGAGAATCCACCCGGCCCGGCGCTGTGCCGGTATCCGTCGACCAGGAACTCGCTCGAGTGCTACCCGTCGTCGGTGGGCTCGCGCACCTGGGCACGGTCTCCGTGGATACGCGCAACCGTGAAGTGGCCGAGGAGGCTGTCCGAGCCGGCGCCGGCATCATCAACGATGTCTCGGGCAAACTCTACGATCTGGCAGGGCGGCTGGGTGTCGGATATGTCAGCGTGCACTCCCAGACGGTGCCCGTCCTCGCCGGAGTATTCCCGGAGTACGAGGACGTGGTCGGTGAGGTGGCGTGCTACGTCACCAGCGTCGCGCAGGCGGCCGCCACCGGCGGTGCCGGGCCGGTCTGGATCGACCCGGGCATCGGATTCGGAAAATCCCCCCAGGACAACCTGGAGTTGCTGCGCCGACTACCGGAGTTCTGCGATCAGGGTTTCCCGGTGTTGCTCGGAGTGAGCCGAAAATCATTCATCGGCAGTATCACTGGACGCGCAGTCGATGACCGGTTGGCTGGGTCTCTGGCCGTGGTTGCGCCGGCGTGGTCGGCGGGCGTCGACGTCATCCGGGTGCACGATGTCGCCGAGACGCTGGACACCATTGCGATGGTTCAGGCGATCTGGGGACCACCGCCGGGACCATGA
- a CDS encoding acyl carrier protein: MTATDSPATPAVSEGLVSILRDDLELPCQSLSTSTRLVEDLGMDSVSFAVGLVTIEEKFGVQLSEEDLITCRTVGDLQSVIDLRSGA, translated from the coding sequence ATGACCGCTACCGATTCACCCGCAACGCCCGCCGTGTCCGAGGGGCTGGTCTCGATTCTTCGTGACGATCTCGAACTGCCATGTCAATCACTCAGTACCAGTACCCGTCTCGTCGAGGACCTCGGGATGGATTCGGTCTCGTTCGCCGTCGGCCTGGTGACGATCGAAGAGAAATTCGGTGTACAGCTCAGCGAGGAAGACCTCATCACCTGCCGCACTGTGGGTGATCTGCAGTCGGTGATCGACCTCAGGAGCGGGGCATGA